From one Drosophila subpulchrella strain 33 F10 #4 breed RU33 chromosome 3L, RU_Dsub_v1.1 Primary Assembly, whole genome shotgun sequence genomic stretch:
- the LOC119553399 gene encoding uncharacterized protein LOC119553399 isoform X5 has translation MFAFNQNVRSHRIYKWIVACLTVELETFSMFVLVARTWIPDMLAFYFICILGIVVVLVIGCHLSFTMDLTQFIAPLFIMSFVLVIFSAYFLMTHIFLPDIKDFAYMFFEILLTVVMLSMATLHAQTINGDRHVQMSMDDFILAALLLFHEFLAIYALTFYWQINYNYFTSSDFFWMSTSTQDTHGTTAMNRDYEDYDDKPNEEEWKVTNITSYDWGADDWEISNGRK, from the exons ATGTTTGCCTTCAACCAAAATGTTCGCAGCCACAGGATTTACAAATGGATTGTGGCTTGTCTGACA GTGGAACTGGAAACATTTTCGATGTTCGTGCTTGTGGCTCGAACTTGGATTCCAGACATGTTAGCCTTCTACTTCATCTGCATACTTGGAATAGTCGTAGTCCTGGTCATTGGATGTCATCTTTCGTTTACg ATGGATTTGACCCAGTTCATAGCTCCTCTTTTTATAATGAGCTTTGTATTGGTCATATTCTCCGCGTATTTCCTGATGACACATATCTTTTTGCCAGACATTAAGGACTTTGCCTATATGTTCTTCGAGATTTTACTAACCGTTGTAATGTTATCG ATGGCCACGCTGCATGCCCAAACCATTAATGGAGATCGGCATGTCCAGATGAGCATGGATGACTTCATCTTGGCCGCTTTGCTGCTGTTTCATGAATTTCTAGCCATATACGCCCTGACTTTCTACTGGCAAATCAACTACAACTATTTCACATCCTCTGACTTCTTCTGGATGTCGACAAGTACACAAGATACGCACGGAACAACCGCTATGAACCGAGATTATGAAGACTATG ATGATAAGCCAAATGAAGAGGAATGGAAAGTTACCAATATTACAAGCTATGATTGGGGTGCAGACGATTGGGAAATCAGCAATGGCAGAAAGTGA
- the LOC119553399 gene encoding uncharacterized protein LOC119553399 isoform X1: protein MYVSDEHRFYRRARRKFSFQTYGLLFLWLILALIQWMVIALVEDARQTFRSLYFICFVTFTLAVVIFIIFIFVEKVRFMKGLNFVMALVIVELQIISTFALVAISWWADVLTFFAVAVILVAIFLTIGIFLPAKMDLTLDIAVLFIIAFIFLIVASFVLLFELLVWRAAPYAYLVVELSVTLTILVFIMYHAQTINGNRFAEMRLNDFYLGSLILFHDFLIIFWLTFYWQVFYRLITPDSWIVTSTPNKYNHTLNYTDGLYNKHTHADTQYDYTTEPPWTDPEPTWDTTGFTKKNKDKEYGFRSPTKSYPFDRRKPGNRDFAIDWSFYNLRPKNGFRTRGSSRTIGPEPDDVYHVDRKPDEWDPEYITQGADRDVPFDDRFGENSRHRPGESQDREHLPPNEDIGPRMEEADEDVNFDDSSIYSAGESSDKQHPTLEDDIEPRIEDDDAEGKSAAGHGNPTFDFPLADYQPYDIPSIDTTKKVYQSKGSPNIYIVPKAPPIGKHEYLSGAENPYLLSDDPLSNIQEQEKLKIFTRPAIELNLDFPLNEFTESEFKDDNFNFQGDEMKGQGFSSRRPYFNSENAPPWEELSNDPLSNTQEQEKLNIFTRPAIVFNLDSPLNEFTESEFKDDNFNFQGDEMKGQGFSSRKPNFNSENEPPWEELSKDEIIKLSRKQVLEDKDMYQTNQDRWVEPIVTREPYPMNLPDYEKFVMNGSASIVI, encoded by the exons ATGTATGTATCGGATGAGCATCGTTTTTATCGAAGGGCGCGAAGAAAGTTTTCATTTCAAACCTATGGCCTGTTGTTTCTGTGGCTCATCTTGGCCCTGATCCAGTGGATGGTCATCGCTCTAGT AGAAGATGCAAGGCAAACTTTCCGGAGCTTGTACTTCATCTGTTTTGTGACCTTTACGCTGGCCGTAGTTATAttcatcatcttcatattTGTGGAGAAGGTCCGTTTTATGAAAGGTCTGAACTTTGTCATGGCTTTAGTTATT GTGGAACTTCAGATCATATCCACATTTGCTTTAGTCGCCATTAGTTGGTGGGCAGATGTTCTTACCTTTTTTGCAGTGGCCGTAATATTAGTAGCAATATTCCTCACAATAGGAATATTTCTACCAGCAAAA atggATCTTACCCTAGATATTGCGGTTCTATTTATAATCGCATTTATTTTTCTGATTGTCGCCAGCTTTGTGCTACTATTCGAATTGCTTGTCTGGAGAGCAGCTCCGTACGCCTATTTAGTGGTAGAACTATCTGTAACTCTAACGATTCTTGTG TTCATAATGTACCATGCCCAAACAATCAATGGAAACCGATTTGCGGAAATGCGTCTGAATGACTTTTACCTTGGATCTCTGATATTGTTCCACGACTTTCTCATCATTTTCTGGCTGACATTCTACTGGCAGGTCTTTTACAGACTCATTACGCCTGATTCCTGGATAGTAACATCCACCCCGAATAAGTATAACCATACTCTTAATTATACCGACGGCCTATATAATAAGCATACGCATGCGGATACGCAATATG ATTATACAACTGAACCACCCTGGACGGATCCTGAACCAACATGGGATACAACGGGTtttactaagaaaaataaGGATAAAGAATATGGCTTTAGAAGCCCCACTAAAAGTTACCCTTTCGATAGACGAAAGCCTGGTAATAGAGATTTTGCTATAGATTGGTCATTTTACAACCTAAGACCAAAAAACGGTTTTCGGACCAGAGGAAGCTCCCGAACTATAGGTCCAGAACCAGACGACGTGTATCACGTGGATCGGAAACCCGATGAGTGGGATCCTGAATATATTACACAAGGTGCAGATAGAGACGTACCATTTGATGATCGCTTTGGCGAAAATTCAAGACATCGCCCTGGAGAGTCGCAAGATAGAGAACATTTACCACCCAATGAGGATATTGGACCGAGGATGGAGGAAGCTGATGAGGATGTTAACTTTGACGACAGTTCAATATATAGCGCTGGAGAGTCTTCTGATAAGCAACATCCAACACTTGAAGATGATATTGAACCAAGGATAGAGGACGATGATGCTGAGGGAAAATCGGCAGCTGGCCACGGAAATCCAACTTTCGATTTTCCCTTGGCAGACTACCAACCATATGATATTCCTTCCATAGATACTACAAAGAAAGTTTATCAGTCTAAAGGCTctccaaatatatatatagttccCAAGGCACCACCAATCGGGAAACATGAATATCTGTCAGGTGCTGAGAACCCTTATTTACTGAGTGATGATCCACTAAGCAATATCCAAGAACAAGAAAAACTCAAGATTTTTACTCGTCCTGCAATAGAATTAAATCTAGACTTTCCACTAAATGAGTTTACAGAAAGTGAATttaaggatgacaattttAACTTTCAAGGAGACGAAATGAAGGGACAAGGATTTTCATCAAGAAGGCcatattttaattcagaaaACGCACCTCCTTGGGAAGAACTGAGTAATGATCCACTCAGCAATACTCAAGAACAAGAAAAACTCAACATTTTTACTCGTCCTGCAATAGTATTCAATCTAGACTCTCCACTAAATGAGTTTACAGAAAGTGAATttaaggatgacaattttAACTTTCAAGGCGACGAAATGAAGGGACAAGGATTTTCATCAAGAAAGCCAAATTTTAATTCGGAAAACGAACCTCCTTGGGAAGAACTGAGCAAAgatgaaataataaaattatcaAGGAAGCAAGTTTTGGAAGATAAGGATATGTATCAAACAAATCAGGATCGTTGGGTAGAACCAATAGTTACAAGAGAGCCTTATCCAATGAACCTTCCAGACTACGAGAAATTTGTAATGAATGGCAGTGCGAGCATAGtgatataa
- the LOC119553399 gene encoding uncharacterized protein LOC119553399 isoform X6, producing MDCGLSDSGTGNIFDVRACGSNLDSRHVSLLLHLHTWNSRSPGHWMSSFVYVILNYYQMDLTQFIAPLFIMSFVLVIFSAYFLMTHIFLPDIKDFAYMFFEILLTVVMLSMATLHAQTINGDRHVQMSMDDFILAALLLFHEFLAIYALTFYWQINYNYFTSSDFFWMSTSTQDTHGTTAMNRDYEDYDDKPNEEEWKVTNITSYDWGADDWEISNGRK from the exons ATGGATTGTGGCTTGTCTGACA GTGGAACTGGAAACATTTTCGATGTTCGTGCTTGTGGCTCGAACTTGGATTCCAGACATGTTAGCCTTCTACTTCATCTGCATACTTGGAATAGTCGTAGTCCTGGTCATTGGATGTCATCTTTCGTTTACg TAATCCTGAACTATTACCAGATGGATTTGACCCAGTTCATAGCTCCTCTTTTTATAATGAGCTTTGTATTGGTCATATTCTCCGCGTATTTCCTGATGACACATATCTTTTTGCCAGACATTAAGGACTTTGCCTATATGTTCTTCGAGATTTTACTAACCGTTGTAATGTTATCG ATGGCCACGCTGCATGCCCAAACCATTAATGGAGATCGGCATGTCCAGATGAGCATGGATGACTTCATCTTGGCCGCTTTGCTGCTGTTTCATGAATTTCTAGCCATATACGCCCTGACTTTCTACTGGCAAATCAACTACAACTATTTCACATCCTCTGACTTCTTCTGGATGTCGACAAGTACACAAGATACGCACGGAACAACCGCTATGAACCGAGATTATGAAGACTATG ATGATAAGCCAAATGAAGAGGAATGGAAAGTTACCAATATTACAAGCTATGATTGGGGTGCAGACGATTGGGAAATCAGCAATGGCAGAAAGTGA
- the LOC119553399 gene encoding uncharacterized protein LOC119553399 isoform X4: MDTRRRWKRESGRKIFRDLEIVGSATFALAGILFTMFAFNQNVRSHRIYKWIVACLTVELETFSMFVLVARTWIPDMLAFYFICILGIVVVLVIGCHLSFTMDLTQFIAPLFIMSFVLVIFSAYFLMTHIFLPDIKDFAYMFFEILLTVVMLSMATLHAQTINGDRHVQMSMDDFILAALLLFHEFLAIYALTFYWQINYNYFTSSDFFWMSTSTQDTHGTTAMNRDYEDYDDKPNEEEWKVTNITSYDWGADDWEISNGRK; the protein is encoded by the exons ATGGACACTCGACGCAGATGGAAAAG GGAAAGCGGTCGTAAGATATTCCGTGATTTAGAGATAGTTGGCTCGGCCACCTTTGCTCTAGCTGGCATACTTTTCACAATGTTTGCCTTCAACCAAAATGTTCGCAGCCACAGGATTTACAAATGGATTGTGGCTTGTCTGACA GTGGAACTGGAAACATTTTCGATGTTCGTGCTTGTGGCTCGAACTTGGATTCCAGACATGTTAGCCTTCTACTTCATCTGCATACTTGGAATAGTCGTAGTCCTGGTCATTGGATGTCATCTTTCGTTTACg ATGGATTTGACCCAGTTCATAGCTCCTCTTTTTATAATGAGCTTTGTATTGGTCATATTCTCCGCGTATTTCCTGATGACACATATCTTTTTGCCAGACATTAAGGACTTTGCCTATATGTTCTTCGAGATTTTACTAACCGTTGTAATGTTATCG ATGGCCACGCTGCATGCCCAAACCATTAATGGAGATCGGCATGTCCAGATGAGCATGGATGACTTCATCTTGGCCGCTTTGCTGCTGTTTCATGAATTTCTAGCCATATACGCCCTGACTTTCTACTGGCAAATCAACTACAACTATTTCACATCCTCTGACTTCTTCTGGATGTCGACAAGTACACAAGATACGCACGGAACAACCGCTATGAACCGAGATTATGAAGACTATG ATGATAAGCCAAATGAAGAGGAATGGAAAGTTACCAATATTACAAGCTATGATTGGGGTGCAGACGATTGGGAAATCAGCAATGGCAGAAAGTGA
- the LOC119553399 gene encoding uncharacterized protein LOC119553399 isoform X2, translating into MKGLNFVMALVIVELQIISTFALVAISWWADVLTFFAVAVILVAIFLTIGIFLPAKMDLTLDIAVLFIIAFIFLIVASFVLLFELLVWRAAPYAYLVVELSVTLTILVFIMYHAQTINGNRFAEMRLNDFYLGSLILFHDFLIIFWLTFYWQVFYRLITPDSWIVTSTPNKYNHTLNYTDGLYNKHTHADTQYDYTTEPPWTDPEPTWDTTGFTKKNKDKEYGFRSPTKSYPFDRRKPGNRDFAIDWSFYNLRPKNGFRTRGSSRTIGPEPDDVYHVDRKPDEWDPEYITQGADRDVPFDDRFGENSRHRPGESQDREHLPPNEDIGPRMEEADEDVNFDDSSIYSAGESSDKQHPTLEDDIEPRIEDDDAEGKSAAGHGNPTFDFPLADYQPYDIPSIDTTKKVYQSKGSPNIYIVPKAPPIGKHEYLSGAENPYLLSDDPLSNIQEQEKLKIFTRPAIELNLDFPLNEFTESEFKDDNFNFQGDEMKGQGFSSRRPYFNSENAPPWEELSNDPLSNTQEQEKLNIFTRPAIVFNLDSPLNEFTESEFKDDNFNFQGDEMKGQGFSSRKPNFNSENEPPWEELSKDEIIKLSRKQVLEDKDMYQTNQDRWVEPIVTREPYPMNLPDYEKFVMNGSASIVI; encoded by the exons ATGAAAGGTCTGAACTTTGTCATGGCTTTAGTTATT GTGGAACTTCAGATCATATCCACATTTGCTTTAGTCGCCATTAGTTGGTGGGCAGATGTTCTTACCTTTTTTGCAGTGGCCGTAATATTAGTAGCAATATTCCTCACAATAGGAATATTTCTACCAGCAAAA atggATCTTACCCTAGATATTGCGGTTCTATTTATAATCGCATTTATTTTTCTGATTGTCGCCAGCTTTGTGCTACTATTCGAATTGCTTGTCTGGAGAGCAGCTCCGTACGCCTATTTAGTGGTAGAACTATCTGTAACTCTAACGATTCTTGTG TTCATAATGTACCATGCCCAAACAATCAATGGAAACCGATTTGCGGAAATGCGTCTGAATGACTTTTACCTTGGATCTCTGATATTGTTCCACGACTTTCTCATCATTTTCTGGCTGACATTCTACTGGCAGGTCTTTTACAGACTCATTACGCCTGATTCCTGGATAGTAACATCCACCCCGAATAAGTATAACCATACTCTTAATTATACCGACGGCCTATATAATAAGCATACGCATGCGGATACGCAATATG ATTATACAACTGAACCACCCTGGACGGATCCTGAACCAACATGGGATACAACGGGTtttactaagaaaaataaGGATAAAGAATATGGCTTTAGAAGCCCCACTAAAAGTTACCCTTTCGATAGACGAAAGCCTGGTAATAGAGATTTTGCTATAGATTGGTCATTTTACAACCTAAGACCAAAAAACGGTTTTCGGACCAGAGGAAGCTCCCGAACTATAGGTCCAGAACCAGACGACGTGTATCACGTGGATCGGAAACCCGATGAGTGGGATCCTGAATATATTACACAAGGTGCAGATAGAGACGTACCATTTGATGATCGCTTTGGCGAAAATTCAAGACATCGCCCTGGAGAGTCGCAAGATAGAGAACATTTACCACCCAATGAGGATATTGGACCGAGGATGGAGGAAGCTGATGAGGATGTTAACTTTGACGACAGTTCAATATATAGCGCTGGAGAGTCTTCTGATAAGCAACATCCAACACTTGAAGATGATATTGAACCAAGGATAGAGGACGATGATGCTGAGGGAAAATCGGCAGCTGGCCACGGAAATCCAACTTTCGATTTTCCCTTGGCAGACTACCAACCATATGATATTCCTTCCATAGATACTACAAAGAAAGTTTATCAGTCTAAAGGCTctccaaatatatatatagttccCAAGGCACCACCAATCGGGAAACATGAATATCTGTCAGGTGCTGAGAACCCTTATTTACTGAGTGATGATCCACTAAGCAATATCCAAGAACAAGAAAAACTCAAGATTTTTACTCGTCCTGCAATAGAATTAAATCTAGACTTTCCACTAAATGAGTTTACAGAAAGTGAATttaaggatgacaattttAACTTTCAAGGAGACGAAATGAAGGGACAAGGATTTTCATCAAGAAGGCcatattttaattcagaaaACGCACCTCCTTGGGAAGAACTGAGTAATGATCCACTCAGCAATACTCAAGAACAAGAAAAACTCAACATTTTTACTCGTCCTGCAATAGTATTCAATCTAGACTCTCCACTAAATGAGTTTACAGAAAGTGAATttaaggatgacaattttAACTTTCAAGGCGACGAAATGAAGGGACAAGGATTTTCATCAAGAAAGCCAAATTTTAATTCGGAAAACGAACCTCCTTGGGAAGAACTGAGCAAAgatgaaataataaaattatcaAGGAAGCAAGTTTTGGAAGATAAGGATATGTATCAAACAAATCAGGATCGTTGGGTAGAACCAATAGTTACAAGAGAGCCTTATCCAATGAACCTTCCAGACTACGAGAAATTTGTAATGAATGGCAGTGCGAGCATAGtgatataa
- the LOC119553399 gene encoding uncharacterized protein LOC119553399 isoform X3 yields the protein MDTRRRWKRFGRRTYATFAIFLAIALGQWIIVCLVESGRKIFRDLEIVGSATFALAGILFTMFAFNQNVRSHRIYKWIVACLTVELETFSMFVLVARTWIPDMLAFYFICILGIVVVLVIGCHLSFTMDLTQFIAPLFIMSFVLVIFSAYFLMTHIFLPDIKDFAYMFFEILLTVVMLSMATLHAQTINGDRHVQMSMDDFILAALLLFHEFLAIYALTFYWQINYNYFTSSDFFWMSTSTQDTHGTTAMNRDYEDYDDKPNEEEWKVTNITSYDWGADDWEISNGRK from the exons ATGGACACTCGACGCAGATGGAAAAGGTTTGGTCGACGAACTTACGCAACCTTTGCGATCTTTTTGGCAATAGCTTTAGGTCAATGGATTATTGTATGCTTGGT GGAAAGCGGTCGTAAGATATTCCGTGATTTAGAGATAGTTGGCTCGGCCACCTTTGCTCTAGCTGGCATACTTTTCACAATGTTTGCCTTCAACCAAAATGTTCGCAGCCACAGGATTTACAAATGGATTGTGGCTTGTCTGACA GTGGAACTGGAAACATTTTCGATGTTCGTGCTTGTGGCTCGAACTTGGATTCCAGACATGTTAGCCTTCTACTTCATCTGCATACTTGGAATAGTCGTAGTCCTGGTCATTGGATGTCATCTTTCGTTTACg ATGGATTTGACCCAGTTCATAGCTCCTCTTTTTATAATGAGCTTTGTATTGGTCATATTCTCCGCGTATTTCCTGATGACACATATCTTTTTGCCAGACATTAAGGACTTTGCCTATATGTTCTTCGAGATTTTACTAACCGTTGTAATGTTATCG ATGGCCACGCTGCATGCCCAAACCATTAATGGAGATCGGCATGTCCAGATGAGCATGGATGACTTCATCTTGGCCGCTTTGCTGCTGTTTCATGAATTTCTAGCCATATACGCCCTGACTTTCTACTGGCAAATCAACTACAACTATTTCACATCCTCTGACTTCTTCTGGATGTCGACAAGTACACAAGATACGCACGGAACAACCGCTATGAACCGAGATTATGAAGACTATG ATGATAAGCCAAATGAAGAGGAATGGAAAGTTACCAATATTACAAGCTATGATTGGGGTGCAGACGATTGGGAAATCAGCAATGGCAGAAAGTGA